Proteins co-encoded in one Bacteroidales bacterium genomic window:
- the cas1 gene encoding CRISPR-associated endonuclease Cas1 has translation MEIFLNNFGSSLHVENRQFLIIHSEGKQYIDPQKVKNIYISKGAKITSDAVMLAIEHEIDVLFLDNTGTPKGRIWSVNYGSISTIRQKQADFIYSQKAISWIKEILIEKIKNQTALLYSLVSKQDIDKNFWQNNPNFLQTITALKDYIQKIEQIEGETISDIAPSIRGWEGIASKRYFETLSQLLPEPYRFEQRSQHPAFDMFNCLLNYGYGILYGKIESALIKAGIDPYLGVFHRENYNRPVLVFDIIELFRQWIDYIVCDLCLQEAPTEDWFSIQDNGSYWLEAAGKRILIQSINDYLNEIITINNLERSRLTHINIYAQQLAQYFLNL, from the coding sequence ATGGAAATTTTTTTAAATAATTTTGGAAGCTCGCTGCATGTAGAGAATCGGCAATTTTTAATTATACATAGCGAAGGAAAACAATATATCGACCCCCAAAAAGTAAAAAATATTTATATAAGTAAAGGAGCCAAAATAACAAGCGATGCAGTAATGCTTGCCATTGAACACGAAATAGACGTATTATTTCTCGATAACACAGGAACCCCCAAGGGACGTATATGGAGTGTTAACTATGGTTCTATTTCTACCATTCGCCAAAAACAAGCCGATTTTATATACTCACAAAAGGCTATATCATGGATTAAAGAAATATTGATTGAGAAAATAAAAAATCAAACGGCGTTACTCTATTCTTTAGTAAGCAAACAAGATATCGATAAAAATTTTTGGCAAAACAATCCTAACTTTTTACAAACCATTACCGCCTTAAAAGACTATATTCAAAAAATTGAACAAATTGAAGGTGAAACCATTAGCGATATAGCACCAAGCATAAGAGGATGGGAAGGCATAGCTAGTAAACGTTATTTCGAAACATTATCGCAACTTTTACCAGAACCTTATCGGTTCGAACAACGTAGCCAACATCCCGCATTCGATATGTTTAACTGCCTGCTCAATTACGGCTACGGTATTTTATATGGTAAAATAGAAAGCGCTTTAATAAAAGCCGGCATAGACCCCTATCTAGGAGTTTTTCATCGCGAAAATTATAACCGCCCCGTCTTGGTTTTTGACATTATAGAATTATTCCGACAATGGATCGATTATATTGTATGCGACTTATGTCTGCAAGAAGCACCTACCGAAGATTGGTTTAGTATTCAAGATAATGGTTCCTATTGGTTAGAAGCTGCTGGAAAAAGAATACTTATACAATCGATAAACGATTATCTTAACGAGATTATTACCATCAATAATCTCGAACGTTCTCGACTAACACATATTAATATATATGCACAACAACTTGCTCAATATTTTTTAAATTTATAA
- the cas10 gene encoding type III-A CRISPR-associated protein Cas10/Csm1, giving the protein MNNDKDKIREEIYLGALLHDIGKFYQRASGDFDSNDSNLSEDTKKLANYICPINQNGYYGYQHVLWTAQFFKNNKENFNKILNTSENKIDNFINFSIYHHKPASLNQAIVQLADWWASGIDRSQSEEYSNHFINWGKEKYKKVPLSAIFQNLYVNNKRPNRENEWYFNLKTLEINKETIFPNALKENQLTSHQEKYNTIWKQFNTEFQNLPTGNFKVFIESLYFLLKKYTWCIPASTKDYPDSSLFEHSKMVAAFADCLFRFYVENSDAFNYDNSRFRIKLKNEKEHKYYPVILLCVDLSGIQNFIYNISSKRAAKSLRGRSFYLQILVETITNQLLEKTDTFRSNVIYSSGGKMFMLLPNTQNIRETISNYRENLENWIWKEFNGDIYISLDYVAFAYDMDHRDEKGQNLLIEGKNNYYYLGDLWKEVVDKTAKCKNRKFKSIIKNDTSFFDPFGQGGDIDICAITGIESNNLKNLEKNNYEEEIKILPIVKTQIEIGENLVNHKYLLYSKQKQPDNIFKSSKYSFEIFNSYWYIFDNNGYNNVTSIDDGIIYYENNFDFLSNTKGEKSSNAYRFYGGNRVPEINERMKTFEELVDKEAAFKRLAILRMDVDNLSQIFINGFKQKDDKGNIIKDGSNFSRLSTLSFQLDLFFSGYINKIHENYRDKIIIVYSGGDDLFAVGDWQAIINFAEDVRNEFRNYVCNREDISLSGGIVLVDKKFPISKAAEWADEAEKKAKKFGEIKKYDEANCKVYEEVEAIKNAVNLFGENINWHKEFDGVKAMKDFLYDTLKNQKLSKGLLQKIFIFRNMKKSNNLGWHWVSAYTFARHKNEKNKDCIEKLKNYFITGAINLNNKDYKFGDRAIDILAIAARWAELKLRSEKNAE; this is encoded by the coding sequence ATGAATAACGATAAAGATAAAATACGCGAAGAAATATATCTGGGTGCATTGCTGCACGATATAGGGAAGTTTTATCAAAGAGCAAGTGGAGATTTTGACTCAAATGATAGTAATTTATCAGAAGATACAAAAAAACTCGCCAATTATATCTGTCCAATCAATCAAAATGGATACTACGGTTATCAGCATGTATTGTGGACAGCTCAATTTTTTAAGAATAATAAAGAAAATTTCAATAAAATTCTAAATACTTCAGAAAATAAAATAGATAATTTTATTAATTTTTCAATTTATCATCATAAACCTGCTTCGCTTAATCAAGCAATAGTTCAACTTGCCGATTGGTGGGCTAGTGGAATAGACAGAAGTCAGTCTGAAGAATATTCAAACCACTTTATTAACTGGGGAAAAGAAAAATACAAAAAAGTACCCTTATCGGCCATTTTTCAAAATTTGTATGTAAATAACAAAAGACCCAATAGGGAAAATGAATGGTATTTTAATTTAAAAACGTTAGAAATTAACAAAGAAACTATATTTCCTAATGCATTAAAAGAAAATCAACTAACCTCTCATCAAGAAAAATATAATACTATATGGAAACAATTTAATACCGAATTTCAAAATTTACCCACAGGAAATTTTAAAGTTTTTATTGAAAGTTTATATTTTCTATTAAAAAAATATACCTGGTGTATTCCTGCTTCCACAAAAGATTATCCTGATTCAAGTTTATTTGAACATTCTAAAATGGTAGCAGCTTTTGCAGACTGTTTATTTAGATTCTACGTAGAAAACTCAGATGCATTTAATTATGATAATTCTAGATTCAGAATTAAATTAAAAAATGAAAAAGAACATAAATATTATCCTGTTATTTTACTATGTGTTGATTTATCAGGCATTCAAAATTTTATATATAATATCTCGAGTAAAAGAGCTGCAAAAAGTTTAAGAGGTCGGTCTTTTTATTTGCAAATATTAGTAGAAACTATTACCAATCAATTACTTGAAAAAACAGATACATTCCGTTCTAATGTTATTTATTCCAGTGGTGGGAAAATGTTTATGCTTCTTCCCAATACTCAAAATATTCGTGAAACTATATCAAATTACAGAGAAAATTTAGAAAATTGGATATGGAAAGAATTTAATGGTGATATTTATATAAGTTTAGATTATGTAGCTTTTGCTTATGATATGGATCACCGAGATGAAAAAGGCCAGAATTTGCTAATTGAAGGAAAGAATAATTATTATTACTTAGGAGATTTATGGAAGGAAGTTGTAGATAAAACTGCAAAATGCAAAAACAGGAAATTTAAATCTATAATAAAAAATGACACAAGTTTTTTTGATCCTTTTGGTCAAGGAGGTGATATAGATATTTGTGCTATTACTGGTATTGAATCGAATAACTTAAAAAATCTTGAAAAAAATAATTACGAAGAAGAGATAAAAATATTACCTATTGTAAAAACGCAAATTGAAATAGGAGAAAATTTAGTTAACCATAAATACCTTCTTTACAGCAAGCAAAAACAACCTGATAATATTTTTAAATCAAGTAAGTATTCTTTTGAAATATTTAATTCTTATTGGTATATATTTGATAATAATGGATATAACAACGTTACATCTATTGATGATGGAATAATATACTACGAAAATAATTTTGATTTTTTATCTAATACAAAGGGCGAAAAAAGTTCAAACGCATATAGGTTTTATGGAGGAAACCGTGTTCCTGAGATAAATGAAAGAATGAAAACATTCGAAGAACTTGTTGATAAAGAAGCTGCTTTTAAGCGTCTTGCTATTTTGCGAATGGATGTGGATAACTTAAGTCAGATATTTATAAATGGTTTCAAACAAAAAGACGATAAGGGAAATATCATTAAAGATGGAAGTAATTTTTCAAGATTATCAACTTTATCATTTCAATTAGATTTATTTTTTAGTGGCTACATCAATAAGATACATGAAAATTATAGAGATAAAATAATAATTGTTTATTCAGGCGGAGACGATTTATTTGCTGTAGGCGATTGGCAAGCTATTATCAATTTTGCTGAGGATGTTCGCAACGAATTCAGAAACTATGTATGCAATCGTGAAGATATTTCGCTATCGGGTGGGATTGTGCTAGTCGATAAAAAATTTCCCATCAGCAAAGCAGCTGAATGGGCTGATGAAGCTGAAAAAAAGGCTAAAAAATTTGGAGAAATAAAAAAATATGATGAAGCTAATTGTAAAGTATATGAAGAAGTAGAAGCTATAAAAAATGCTGTAAATTTATTTGGTGAAAATATAAACTGGCATAAAGAATTTGATGGAGTTAAAGCGATGAAGGATTTTTTGTATGATACTTTAAAAAATCAGAAACTATCTAAAGGATTATTGCAAAAAATATTCATATTCAGAAACATGAAGAAGTCAAATAATCTTGGATGGCATTGGGTATCGGCATATACTTTTGCGCGTCATAAAAATGAAAAAAATAAAGATTGTATTGAAAAACTCAAAAATTATTTTATTACAGGTGCAATAAATCTGAATAATAAAGATTATAAGTTTGGAGATAGGGCTATAGATATACTTGCAATTGCAGCCCGCTGGGCCGAATTGAAACTTAGAAGTGAAAAAAATGCTGAATAA
- a CDS encoding Fic family protein → MLNNLSKILTEIDKIQQQIAGIKPLSQTQIKDLRNYYKIGITYSSNAIEGNTLNESETKIVIEEGITVSGKPLKHHLEAVGHAAAYDYIYSFLKQRELTENNIKKLHKIFYQKIDEKNAGKYRKIQVYITGSEHIPPKPKEVHELMANLIKWYNSSNEHPVVTAALLHQKLVIIHPFVDGNGRVARLLMNLHLIKNQLPVTIIPPVYRSEYIALLEKSHHDVEPFMEFIANCVKQAQLEYLRLIM, encoded by the coding sequence ATGCTGAATAATCTATCAAAAATATTAACCGAGATAGATAAAATACAACAGCAAATTGCTGGCATAAAGCCGCTTTCGCAAACCCAAATAAAAGATTTGCGTAATTATTATAAAATTGGTATAACCTATAGTTCCAATGCAATAGAAGGTAATACCTTGAACGAAAGCGAAACCAAAATTGTAATCGAAGAAGGTATCACAGTTTCCGGAAAACCACTCAAACATCATCTCGAAGCGGTTGGTCATGCCGCTGCATACGATTATATATATTCTTTTCTTAAACAAAGAGAACTCACTGAAAACAATATTAAAAAACTACACAAAATCTTTTACCAAAAAATAGATGAAAAAAATGCCGGTAAGTACCGTAAAATACAGGTTTATATTACAGGTTCCGAACACATACCCCCAAAACCTAAAGAAGTGCACGAACTTATGGCCAATTTGATTAAATGGTATAATTCATCCAACGAACATCCTGTAGTAACAGCAGCACTTTTACACCAAAAATTAGTAATAATTCATCCTTTTGTTGATGGAAATGGTCGTGTTGCAAGGTTATTAATGAACCTGCATTTAATTAAAAACCAGTTACCTGTTACCATAATACCGCCCGTATATCGTTCTGAATACATAGCTTTGCTCGAAAAATCGCATCATGACGTTGAACCCTTTATGGAGTTTATTGCCAATTGCGTTAAGCAGGCACAACTGGAATATTTAAGACTGATAATGTAA
- the csm2 gene encoding type III-A CRISPR-associated protein Csm2, whose amino-acid sequence MNYSQHQNQANPNNQAENQDKIKSWEEIKNGWQNDWITSSYGITKEAIKWAEDFGKYLAVDKNKIKKLTTSQLRKFFSHLKRMQAIGFDENNKTDLYMLKAQLAYANGRDKKEGGQNKTKICHFAEMLFEAIDQVQTKEHFKNFANIVEAIVAFHKAAGGE is encoded by the coding sequence ATGAATTATTCTCAACATCAAAATCAGGCAAATCCCAACAATCAAGCAGAGAATCAAGATAAAATAAAAAGTTGGGAGGAAATTAAAAATGGATGGCAAAACGATTGGATAACATCCTCTTATGGAATTACAAAAGAAGCCATTAAATGGGCTGAAGATTTTGGAAAATACTTAGCAGTAGATAAAAATAAAATAAAAAAATTAACAACATCTCAGTTGAGAAAGTTCTTTAGTCATTTAAAACGTATGCAGGCTATTGGTTTTGATGAAAACAACAAAACGGACTTGTATATGCTAAAAGCACAGCTTGCTTATGCCAATGGAAGAGATAAAAAAGAGGGAGGACAAAACAAAACAAAAATTTGCCATTTTGCAGAGATGTTGTTTGAGGCGATTGACCAAGTTCAAACAAAAGAACACTTCAAAAACTTTGCAAATATAGTAGAAGCCATTGTTGCTTTTCATAAAGCAGCAGGAGGCGAATAA
- the csm3 gene encoding type III-A CRISPR-associated RAMP protein Csm3 translates to MKQLEKKIFISATLNLLTGLHIGDNKESIEIGGVDNPVVRRKDNNEPYIPGSSLKGKMRCLLDQIYGVNPDGKCKSENYTNDAKIIADLFGASGDNGNPSRLIVRDAYLTEEWAEKLKNSEFTDMPYTEIKFENVINRVKGTAEHPRQIERVPAGAEFEVNFIINIFKDDKESDLLDLFYKGIQLLQDDYLGGSGSRGYGQVQIEIKERKEKLYKVQVNGQIEIEEKIINN, encoded by the coding sequence ATGAAACAACTGGAAAAGAAAATTTTTATATCAGCAACATTAAATCTATTAACAGGCCTTCATATCGGCGATAACAAAGAAAGCATCGAAATCGGCGGGGTAGATAATCCAGTAGTCAGAAGAAAAGATAATAATGAACCATACATACCAGGTAGCTCGCTGAAAGGCAAAATGAGATGCTTGTTAGACCAAATTTATGGAGTAAATCCTGATGGCAAATGTAAATCTGAAAACTATACCAATGATGCAAAAATTATTGCTGATTTATTCGGAGCATCGGGTGATAATGGTAATCCATCTCGTTTAATTGTCAGAGATGCTTATTTAACGGAAGAATGGGCAGAAAAACTAAAAAATAGTGAATTTACAGACATGCCTTATACCGAAATAAAATTTGAAAATGTTATCAATCGGGTTAAAGGAACCGCCGAACATCCACGACAAATAGAAAGAGTACCGGCTGGTGCTGAATTTGAAGTAAACTTTATTATTAACATTTTCAAAGATGATAAAGAAAGCGATTTGTTGGATTTGTTTTATAAAGGGATACAATTACTTCAAGATGATTACTTAGGCGGCAGCGGTTCAAGAGGGTATGGCCAAGTACAAATTGAAATAAAAGAAAGAAAAGAAAAACTTTATAAAGTGCAAGTGAATGGTCAAATAGAAATTGAAGAAAAAATTATAAATAACTAA
- the csm4 gene encoding type III-A CRISPR-associated RAMP protein Csm4 codes for MSFVLFRLKFSTPLHISNVRSDYAQSETIIHSDTLYSAFFEAWIKHGLTQQIEKQINQLQFTLSSLFPFTMDNKTKEYVYFFPKPLNLSYAKVSEKKHKDIKKIQYVDKNFLEKYRNGYRELIDEDYNLVKGKYLTEGCIDTNFISSEVFPRVTIPRQGGDATPYYIERIFFKENSGLFFIAQFDNDEIKNHVISALHYLCDEGIGTDRHVGNGFFQFEEDTIDFETIPSDYAFNLSLYCPSAERVKEIMNDDHIAYDIITRGGWITTPGYNTLRKKYIRMFKEASILKINYTTDGRIVDITPDKTTLPETAQNIHPVYRVGKSLFLTVKV; via the coding sequence ATGTCATTTGTTCTGTTTAGGTTAAAATTTTCTACTCCACTTCATATCAGTAATGTAAGGAGTGACTATGCACAAAGCGAAACTATTATCCATAGCGATACGTTGTATTCTGCTTTTTTTGAAGCATGGATTAAACATGGACTAACCCAACAAATCGAAAAACAAATCAATCAATTACAATTTACCCTTTCAAGTTTATTCCCTTTTACTATGGATAATAAAACTAAGGAATATGTTTACTTTTTTCCTAAGCCATTAAATCTGAGCTATGCAAAAGTTAGCGAAAAAAAACATAAAGACATTAAAAAAATTCAATATGTTGATAAAAATTTTTTAGAAAAATATAGAAATGGATACAGAGAACTGATTGATGAAGATTATAACTTAGTAAAAGGAAAATATCTTACTGAGGGATGTATAGATACAAACTTTATATCATCAGAGGTTTTTCCGCGTGTAACTATTCCACGACAGGGAGGAGATGCTACACCCTACTATATTGAACGAATTTTCTTTAAAGAAAACTCTGGTTTGTTTTTTATTGCACAGTTTGATAATGATGAGATAAAAAATCATGTCATTTCAGCACTCCATTATTTATGCGATGAAGGTATCGGGACAGACCGTCATGTGGGTAACGGTTTCTTTCAATTTGAAGAAGATACCATAGATTTTGAAACCATCCCTTCTGATTATGCCTTCAATCTTTCTCTTTATTGCCCATCAGCAGAACGTGTTAAAGAAATCATGAATGATGACCATATTGCTTACGACATCATTACACGAGGAGGCTGGATAACAACCCCTGGTTACAATACCCTAAGAAAAAAATATATACGAATGTTCAAAGAAGCAAGTATTCTAAAAATCAACTATACAACAGATGGTCGTATTGTTGATATAACCCCCGACAAAACTACGCTTCCTGAAACTGCCCAAAATATACATCCAGTGTATAGAGTTGGTAAATCATTATTTCTAACTGTTAAGGTTTAA
- the csm5 gene encoding type III-A CRISPR-associated RAMP protein Csm5, giving the protein MSELNYNYKLKLKVLTPLHIGAGKEKDWIKGIDYIIHNGYLYILNQKKLFEYLNNKQLLEKYINLISKNHYSEIEKFFRENLKEDIKSISQSTYENINNINTEIKYFIRDGMGKAYIPGSSIKGAIRSVLFSYILKNHNKEITSITKYDRRTNSEVPIEKREYIEYALGNYDKSIMRFIKPNDIYGLDDYLSIYNVNLYNVKHPQNNSKSETKNIVTIECLYPFENIPSFDFQLNIAEPFINVINNKYNRQYNLPKYKNDVFKNREKETIHHLFKIINEYTYQHIEKEIKFFEKYTHTSNIEENIIKKLKEIQDKTKDHKKSCVLRMSYGSGFHGITGDWLFDDHSIDTIKLEKNKTDEDYKSVAYLNKRKTAKSRRIIDDTYPLGFIELILLDDRPDNLSPFSAEKVSDSKVKSNIPKVEISKTNEINKTNQNIIEHTQPRQSFKTITRLNEIAKGKYVVAEISQLGKPSHKVKIVLENKIFETIISNVKNANLKIGDKVIAEIKDNKGSEKINMVAFVSHFK; this is encoded by the coding sequence ATGAGTGAATTAAATTATAATTACAAACTAAAACTAAAGGTTTTAACCCCTTTGCATATTGGGGCAGGCAAAGAAAAAGATTGGATAAAAGGGATTGATTATATAATTCATAATGGTTATTTGTATATTCTTAACCAAAAAAAGTTATTTGAATACCTAAATAACAAACAACTTCTTGAAAAATACATAAACTTAATTTCAAAAAATCATTATTCAGAAATCGAAAAATTTTTTAGAGAAAATTTAAAAGAAGATATTAAATCTATCTCACAATCAACCTATGAAAATATTAATAATATCAATACCGAAATTAAATATTTTATTCGTGATGGAATGGGAAAAGCATATATTCCAGGAAGTTCGATAAAAGGGGCGATTAGAAGTGTGTTATTTAGTTATATACTCAAAAATCATAACAAGGAGATAACCTCAATAACTAAATACGATAGAAGGACAAATTCAGAAGTACCAATAGAAAAAAGGGAATATATTGAATATGCATTAGGTAATTATGATAAAAGTATAATGCGATTCATCAAACCTAACGATATCTATGGATTAGATGATTATTTATCCATATACAACGTTAATTTATACAATGTAAAACATCCTCAAAATAACTCAAAATCTGAGACCAAAAATATTGTTACTATCGAATGTTTGTACCCATTTGAAAATATTCCCTCTTTCGACTTTCAACTCAACATTGCAGAGCCCTTTATAAATGTAATCAATAATAAATATAACCGACAATATAACCTGCCAAAATACAAAAATGATGTTTTTAAAAATAGAGAAAAAGAAACCATTCATCACTTATTCAAAATCATCAACGAATATACCTATCAACATATAGAAAAAGAAATAAAGTTCTTTGAAAAGTACACTCACACCAGCAATATAGAAGAAAACATTATTAAAAAATTGAAAGAAATTCAAGATAAAACTAAAGACCACAAAAAAAGTTGTGTTCTTAGAATGAGCTATGGCTCAGGATTTCATGGAATAACCGGTGATTGGTTATTTGATGACCATTCAATAGATACTATTAAATTGGAAAAAAATAAAACAGATGAAGATTATAAATCTGTAGCATACTTAAATAAAAGAAAAACTGCTAAATCCCGCCGAATTATTGACGACACCTATCCATTAGGATTTATAGAACTTATATTGTTAGATGATAGACCCGACAACCTTTCGCCTTTTTCTGCTGAAAAAGTATCTGATAGTAAAGTTAAGAGTAATATACCTAAAGTAGAAATATCAAAAACTAACGAAATAAATAAAACAAATCAAAATATAATTGAGCACACACAACCAAGGCAATCCTTTAAAACCATTACCCGTTTAAATGAAATTGCAAAAGGAAAATATGTTGTAGCTGAAATTTCACAATTAGGAAAACCATCGCATAAAGTTAAAATTGTATTAGAAAATAAGATTTTTGAAACAATTATATCAAATGTTAAAAATGCTAATTTAAAGATAGGTGATAAAGTTATTGCTGAGATAAAAGATAATAAGGGAAGCGAAAAAATTAATATGGTAGCCTTTGTATCTCATTTTAAATAA
- a CDS encoding ATP-binding protein, which yields MKIIKRPRYLEKIKPHIGKNIIKVLVGARRTGKTYLLFQIIEEIKKIDSQANIIYINKEQYEFRFIDNDENLYSYVVSKSKTNKKNYVFIDEVQEIKYFEKALRALLVDDFDIYCTGSNAHMLSSDIATYLSGRYIEIPVYSLSYKEFLKFHNLKNTKNSLTKYIKYGGLPYLINLELNDEIVYDYLSNIYNTIILKDVVTRYNIRDIDFLQRLIEYTSDNLGSYISSKKITDYLKSQKVSLSVNTVMNYLQYLQNAFFIDKVRRYDITGKRIFEINEKYYFRDLGLKHSVVPYKPNDIAKILENLIYNQLIFNGYTVYTGKLYDLEIDFVAIRGNEKIYIQSTYLLSDDKTVEREFGNLLKIKDNYPKLVISADDFTISNYEGVEHLNILNFLNK from the coding sequence ATGAAAATAATCAAACGCCCAAGATATCTCGAAAAAATTAAACCGCACATTGGTAAAAATATCATTAAAGTTTTAGTGGGTGCACGACGAACGGGTAAAACTTATCTCCTATTTCAAATTATCGAAGAAATTAAAAAAATAGATTCACAAGCCAATATCATTTACATCAATAAAGAACAATACGAATTTCGATTCATTGATAACGATGAAAATCTATACAGTTACGTCGTAAGTAAGTCAAAAACTAATAAAAAAAACTATGTTTTTATTGATGAAGTACAGGAAATAAAGTATTTTGAAAAGGCTTTAAGAGCATTACTTGTGGATGATTTTGATATTTACTGCACCGGCAGTAATGCTCATATGTTATCTTCTGATATTGCAACCTACTTAAGCGGTAGATATATCGAAATACCTGTGTATAGTTTATCATACAAAGAATTTTTAAAATTTCATAATCTTAAAAACACAAAAAATTCTCTGACAAAATATATCAAATATGGAGGGTTACCTTATCTTATAAACCTTGAATTAAACGACGAAATTGTATATGATTATCTTTCAAATATATACAATACAATTATTTTAAAAGATGTAGTTACACGATACAATATTCGCGACATAGATTTTTTACAAAGATTAATAGAATATACATCCGATAATCTTGGAAGTTACATATCAAGCAAAAAAATTACCGATTATCTAAAATCACAGAAAGTTAGTTTATCTGTCAATACCGTAATGAATTACTTACAATATCTGCAAAATGCCTTCTTTATTGATAAAGTTAGACGATATGATATAACAGGGAAACGAATTTTTGAAATAAACGAAAAATATTATTTTCGAGATTTAGGATTAAAGCATTCTGTAGTGCCTTATAAACCCAATGATATAGCTAAAATATTAGAAAATTTAATTTACAATCAACTAATTTTTAACGGATATACCGTTTATACCGGCAAACTATATGACCTCGAAATAGATTTTGTGGCCATACGAGGTAATGAAAAAATATACATACAAAGCACCTACTTATTATCAGACGATAAAACTGTGGAAAGAGAATTTGGTAATTTACTTAAAATAAAAGATAATTATCCCAAATTAGTGATTTCAGCGGATGATTTTACAATATCAAATTATGAGGGGGTTGAACACTTAAATATTTTAAATTTTCTTAATAAATGA
- a CDS encoding DUF1887 family protein yields MNRHLHITLVGGQTVPVYQGIIYDQPDYVIYICSEQTNSSIELIASATSIPYELKSLSPVDIKDVEEYLDFLKSIIQNYERITINISSGTKIWSILFYDYFKNIEKAKIIYIDQNNKIWNFKTKQCSDHEFITDIQNYLIILGSKVNNFKKIENFDASDIQAVKTIEEIRKFDYVEFNALTQSLSNHSNLNEYSTTQGSLIKYDTEEKSFYLKLIKKSGTSKECKLKSPNIRYLLLNTGWFEFKVANILSKWNHAKQIILNCDFQTKEGALKNEVDVIVNTGKKLLFVECKTQVYNSTDIDKFASVIRNYGGLGTKGILITEVDINKNVLEKCEDNGLLTFCLNQGNYMFSPEQMLYLKLESEWLNINPR; encoded by the coding sequence ATGAATCGCCACCTACATATCACCCTCGTTGGAGGGCAAACTGTCCCGGTTTATCAGGGCATTATTTACGACCAGCCCGATTATGTAATTTATATCTGCTCCGAACAGACCAATAGTTCTATAGAACTTATTGCTTCTGCAACTTCTATTCCATACGAATTAAAATCTCTTTCACCTGTTGATATTAAAGATGTTGAGGAGTATTTAGATTTTTTAAAATCTATCATTCAAAATTATGAACGTATAACCATAAATATTTCAAGTGGCACAAAAATATGGAGTATATTGTTTTACGATTATTTCAAAAATATTGAAAAGGCTAAGATAATTTATATTGATCAAAACAATAAAATATGGAATTTTAAGACAAAACAATGTTCCGATCATGAGTTTATTACCGATATTCAAAACTATTTGATTATTCTGGGCAGTAAAGTAAATAATTTCAAGAAGATTGAGAATTTTGATGCAAGCGATATCCAAGCCGTCAAAACAATAGAGGAGATAAGAAAATTTGATTATGTTGAGTTTAATGCTTTAACCCAATCCCTTTCGAATCATTCAAATTTAAATGAATATTCAACTACACAAGGGTCGTTAATAAAATATGATACTGAAGAAAAATCGTTTTACCTGAAATTGATCAAAAAAAGTGGAACAAGCAAGGAATGCAAACTAAAATCGCCCAATATTCGCTATTTATTACTCAATACAGGTTGGTTTGAGTTTAAAGTGGCAAACATTTTATCGAAATGGAATCATGCAAAACAAATAATTTTGAATTGTGATTTTCAAACTAAAGAAGGGGCTTTAAAAAATGAAGTTGATGTAATTGTCAATACCGGCAAAAAACTGCTTTTTGTTGAATGCAAAACCCAGGTTTATAACTCTACCGATATTGATAAATTTGCTTCGGTAATTCGCAATTACGGTGGATTAGGGACAAAAGGAATTTTGATAACCGAGGTTGATATTAATAAAAATGTGCTTGAGAAATGTGAGGATAATGGATTACTTACCTTTTGTTTAAACCAGGGTAATTACATGTTTTCGCCCGAACAAATGTTATACCTAAAATTAGAGAGCGAATGGCTGAATATAAATCCAAGATAG